AAGATGATTTCAGGCATTGGGATCAAAGAATGAATGCTCTTGAAGCTTATCGAAAAAATAGACTGACTAGAAACACAAATATTTCTAAAGTGAATTCAAAAGAAATATTTGAGATTACATCTAAAATAGAAACAGTTTTAGAAAAAGCAGTACATAAAGCAAAAGCGTTAAGTGATATCATTCCAACATATTTAACATATGAAGCAACTTCATATGATGAAATTGTAGATGATAACAATCAACAAGTTATTGGAGATTATGGCCTACCTTTAGTTAATGTTCACTCTTTTGAAATGAGAGCATTACCGAGTTTCTTAGAAGGACCTGCAAGATATCTAAAAAATTTAGCAAAACCAGAAGAAGCAAAATCTATTTATGATAACGTTAAACAATCAGGTTTATATGATAAGAAACATAAATTTTATCAAACAAGTGTTTCCTTAGAAGAAGAATCATTTGAAATTGGTAGATTAAAAGCATTTACACCTGGATGGTTAGAGAGAGAATCGAATTTCTTACACATGACGTATAAATATTTACTTGGATTATTAAAGTCAGGTTTATATGATACATTCTATGAAGAAATTAAAACAAATTACACATGTTTTATGGATCCTGAAGTTTATGGAAGGTCACCTATAGAAAATTCGTCATTTATTGTGACTTCTTCAAATCCTGATCCAAAAAAACATGGTCAAGGATTTGTCTCAAGATTATCTGGATCTACAGCAGAAATGTTATCAATGTTTAGTTACATGTTTTATGGTAAAAATTTATTTAAATATTTAAATGGACAATTGATCTTTGAATTAAATCCAAAATTAAATAAGGAATTTTTTATAGATCATAAGATTGAAACCACACTTTTTAAGGATATTAAGTTGACTTATCATAATGAATTATTAGTTAACACTTATGATGAAGATGCTTATATCGAAAAGATAGTATTAACAACAAAAGATCAAGTTATAAAATTTGATCAATCATTTATTGAAGAAAAATGGGCAAAAGATATTCGTAAGAAAAATGTCTTAAAAATAGATGTCTATTATAATAAGGAGGAAAATAAATGAAAAAAAGATTTATATTTACCGTTTTAATGTTATTAGCTGTATTTACTTTAGTTGCATGTGGTGAAACAGAAACACCTGAAGTGACTTTATCAGCAATTACTTTTAGCGGAGTTGACAATGTCACTCTAGACTTTGATGCAGATTTCAATGTATTAGATGGCGTAACAGCGACAGGTAATAATGATGTAGATTACTCAGATTTAATTACGTATTCTCACGTAGCTACAACAATTATTACAGATGATGTATTAGATACAACAGTGACTGGACAACATGCGATTAAGTATGAAGTAGAAGTCGATGGCATATTAGCACAAGTATTTAGAATGGTTACGGTTAGTGAACCGGCAGCTGTTGAAGGTCAAATGCTAGTTAATGCTGATTTCTCACAAGGTACTGCAGGTTGGGATGGCAGTGCAGTTTATATTGCAGATGGTGCTGAAATGACTTTATCTACAGAAGATTTTGATGGCAATCTTGCATTTAAAGCTGAAGTTGTTGTTGGTGCTAATGTTTGGACTCCAAGATTTGGCCAAATGAATGTACCTTTTGAAGATGGCAAGACATATGAAATTTCATTTAAAGCTAAATCAAGCGCAGAAAAAATAATTAATTTACAAGTTGGTGAAATATTAGCTGGTGCACCTTACTGGAATGATTTTAAACCAGGGTTAACTATTACTAAAACTATCACAACTGAATGGGCTACATATTCATATAAATTCACTATGAATCAAGATAATCAAGCTGGTGGTATCTTATTTGAAATGGGTACTATAGGAAGTAATGCAGTTAATGCAACTTTATGGTTTGATGATATTACAATAACTGAAACAACTCCAGATCTTGATGAAACAGCTCCAGCTTTCACTGGATTAGCTGCATCAAAATCTATTTTAGTTGGTGCTGATTTTGTTCCAATGGCAGGCGTTACTGCGTTTGACATTGTTGATGGCGATGTTACAGAAGATGTAGTTGTTGAAATTAAGGATTCAATGGATGCTGTTGTTCAATCAGTAGACACATCAGTTGAAGGAACTTATACACTTACTTATACTGTAAGTGATGTTGCTGGCAATGAAGCTGAATTCGTTGTTACTTTAGAAATCGTTGGAATGCAATTTAGTGATACTAATTTAATTGTAAATCCATCATTTGAAGCTGATCTTAATGTTGAAACTCCTGAATGGGCTTTATGGCAACAAGATGGTTATTGGGCAACACCAGCTCCAGTTGTGGTTACAGAACTTGATACAACTGCTGGAACTTATTCACTAGATATTACTGGTGGTGGAGATGCTGCATGGGCAGTTCAATTTTCTCAAGATGGAATTGAACTTGTTGAAGGTAACACATATCGCTTAACTGTAATGGTTCAAGCAGAAGTTGCAAGAAAGATAAATGTAGCAGTAGGTTATGGTGACCCATGGGTTCAATATGCTAGATTTGATGGTCAAGATGTTGCAACTGATGAAACAACTTTAGAATTCTTATTTACAGTTTCTCAAGCAACGCATGAAGTTAAAGTAGTCTTTGAACTTGGTTCACAAGATGGCTTTGCTGATGGCTTAGTAACATTTAGTGAAGTTAAATTACAAGAAGCATTATTAGATGACATCATTATGAATGGTCAATTTAATACTGGTTGGGAACTATGGTTCCAAGACTGGGGAGATGCTCCAACAGTTACACTAGATCGTACAAATGGTTCATTTGATCTTGCGATTGATAAAGGTGGAGATGCTTTCTGGGCTGTTCAATTTAACCAATTAGTTGATTTAGAAGCTGCTACAACATATACACTTTCATTTGATGCAAGTGCTACAGTAGCAAGAAATATTAATATTGAACTTTTAGGCACATCTCTTGAAGGTGATTCAAAAGGGTCATTCGATTTAACAACAGGTGTACAAACATTTACAGTTGATATTACAACTACTGATGCACTTACAGCTGCTAAATTAAGTTTCGAAATGGGCGCAACTGGATCATTTGCTGCAGGTACTGTTTCTCTTGACAATATTTCATTAAAAGTTAAAGATGATGCAGAAGCAGAAGAACTAATTATCAATGGTGATGCAACATCAGTTCCATACTTTATGTATGATAATGCTGGTGAAGGTGCAGGCACAATGGTTTTAGGCGAAAATAGTGCAGTTATTGATGTAACTACATTAGGTTCACAACCTTATACTCCTCATTTCTATCAAATGATTGAAGGACTTACTCCTGGCGATTATGTATTAAAAATTGTCTTAGACTCAACAGTTGATAGAGACTTAAGAGTTAACATGGTATTACCAGATTCTGGATATGCAAGTATCTTAGCTGACGGTTCTGTTGACTTTGGTGTTGTTTCAACTGAAACTAACGTTGTTTATGTAACATTTACAGTGACAAATGAAGTTACTAATGTTAAATTAGAATTAGACTTTGGTACATTAACTGATTTAACATCTGCTGTTGGTGTATTTACAATTTATGAAGTGTTAGTATATCAAGATTTAAATTAATAAGGGAGGACATATAGATGAAAAAAATAGTTTCTCTATTAATGGTATTAATCTTAGGATTTGTCTTAGTTGCTTGTGGTGGCGATGATCCACTAGATCCAACTGGTCCAGTTCAAACAATTCAGTTATCATATGCTGACTGGGGAGACCCAGAATTCAATCAAAAAATGATTGATGCCTTCGAAGTAAAATATCCTAATATTAAAGTTACTTTAAGAACAGATATTGAAGGTAGTGGTGAAGCATTTACTGGTAATTTAATTACTGCTGCTCAAGCAGGATTGTTACCTGATGTATTTGCGACAGATAATGTACCTACAATTATTAATGCAGGTTTAACGCTTGATGTTGCACAATATTGGGATGCTGATGTAGATACTGATTCAGTTTATGATAATATAGCTTTAACAGGTGTTTATAATGGTAAACGTTTTGCAGTTCCATCATTCCAATTTTTAAAAGGTATAATGATTAACTTAGATATCTTTGAAGAAGCGAATTTAACAACTGTTGATGGCAAATATCGTATCGACAATGATGGCTATCCAGTAAAAGATTGGACATTCGAAGAATTTATTGAAGTTGCAAAAGCAATCAAAAACTTTGAAATTAATCCTGCTGATGATACTTTAGTAGATCCAGCTAACACTGTTGTTGGTTTAGATACATGGTATGGAAGTCCAGATTTCCAACAAGTATGGCCAATGATGGAAGACGAAAATGTTCAATATGACACATGGGATGGAACACAATTTAATTACACATCTGATGATTGGGTTTATGCCATGGAACAAAAAGTTGAAATGCACCAATTAACTAATGGTACAACAACAAGATTCACTACAGAAGTATATGATGCAAACACAATCTTACAACAATACTTAATTCAATTTGGTGTTGGTGCTATGGATATCGAAGGATCTTGGCAATTTTGGGTTCTTAATGAAGCTAAAGAAACAAGTGATATAAACTTAGGTTTTTGGCCTTATCCAAGTGGAGATGCAGGTTTATTTCCGCCAACAATTCTAGATTATCAAGCAGTATCTAGTCAAACTGATCATCCTGAAGAAGCATATTTGCTTGCAAAATGGATGACATTTGGTGAAGAAGGTTGGGAAGCTAGATTAGATTTACTAGAAGCTGACTTTGATGAAGCTGAAGCTGCTGGTATAACACCAATGTATTTAGATAGATTCCCAGTTGCTAATTATCCAGGAGTTTGGGATAGAGTTTATGATTTAGTTGATGGTATTGAAGGTATTGATTACACATTTAATCGTATCGAATATGCTAAACCAGATTTAGACAAATGGTTACCAGGATATAAAGATTTCTGGGCATGGGTTAATGATCCAGAAAATCCATATAATTGGGAAAACCTTGTTCAAGCTGGCCCACAAGCAGTTGAAACATATGCTGTTCAATGGGAAAATAAAGCAAATGAAATTGTTCAAGGACAACTAGAAACATTAGGTTCAGATACAGAATAAAGATAAATAAAAGAGTAGATAGAGGAGATGGAAATCTCCTCTTGACACTATATTTTTGGAGGGTAATATGAAAAAAACAAAAGATATTTTAAAAAAAGGAATGGCACATATAGAGGCGTTTTTTAAGTTGCTTACCATTAAGAAATGGCTGATATTAACCTTTTCTGTATTACTAGTGACGATTATTACAGTTTCTTTTTTTAAAGTATCTTCAAATCATGATTTTTATGCTACACAAGAATTATCTTATGATTATAGTAATCAAAGTCTTTCGCAAGCATATAATCAAACGCTATATAGTGAGCTAAAACAAAATTATATAGAAAATAACATTCAAGATACTCAAGTAGAAGAAACAGTAACTACTTTAGAGATGGTCGGTGATTTTGTTGATGTAAATGATGTTAACTATGGTGAAATAGTGCAAGATTACCAATCACAAAAATCTAATAGTAATGATATTTTATTATTAAAAGAAAATAATGATATTACGTGGACTCATAATGAAAGTGAATCTGGGTTGTATTATTTAGCAATTGACTTTTATGAAATTCAAGATAACATTAATCAAGCACAAATCGAAATATCAATTAATGGTGAACCACAATTTTATGAGGCTCAAACTATTGTATTAAAATCAAAATGGGTTTATGACACATATGACTTCATGCTTGATCGTTATGAAAATGAAATTATGCCAAGTTCTCATAAAGTAAAAGAATGGACATATCAAAATATATATGACTACCGTGGTATGCATCCAGGTTATTTTGCATTTTATTTAGAACAAGGTGATGAACTTTCTATTTCTTATGTTAATCAAGAAGTTTTAATTGGTCAAATATATTATGTACAAAACGAATCATTTATGACTTATGATAATTATTTAAATATGTATCCGACTGCTAACGTTGTTGAAGATGAAATAACAGTATCAGCAAGAAATATCTTATATCGTAACAATCCATCGATTAGACTTAGAACAGAACAAGATCCATCAAACTTATATTATGACACACAATTTTTAAGATTAAATACAATCTTTGGTGATTCTTGGCAAAATTCTGGTGATGAAATTGCGTATGAAATAGATGTTGAAGAAGCAGGATTTTATCATTTATCATTTAAATATAGACAATACATGATTAAAGATATGACTGTATTTAGAAAGATTAGAATTAATGGTGAAGTTCCTTTTGATTTATTTGAAAGTTACGCATTTCCATATACGACTAATTTCATTAATCGTACATTATCAGATTCAGATGGTGAGTCCATTAAAGTTTATTTAGAAGCTGGTACAAATGAAATTGTATTAGAATCAGTCAATTATCCTTATCGTGACACAATTGAAACTATTCAATATGTCATGAGTAATATTCAAGCATTAGCTCTAGACGTTAAACGTTACACCAGTGGCGGAACTGATAAATATAGAGACTGGGATATCGAAGCATATTTTCCAGAAGCAAGTGATAATATCACAAGTTGGGCAAGACTATTAGAAGAAACTTATGATGTTTTATTACCATTATCTGATATAGAACAACCTTCTGAGATTGCAAACTTGATGGTTGCGGCTAAGAGATTAGATAATATTGCATCTGACATTAATAAACTACCTTCTATGATGGTTCAATTTTCTGATGGAGATTCATCAATTAATCAAATATTAGGCGATTTAATGCAAAGATTACTAAGAACAAATCTAGAAATGGAACGTATGATTGTTCATGGAGATGTAAAAATTGAAAAACCATATGCTAATATATTTGTTCGCTTTTTTGAAGGAACAAAACGATTAGTTTTATCATTTGTTAATAACCCATATTCTGCATCTGATAGAAACGATGAAGATATAACGGTTTGGGTTAACCATCCAAGACAATACATTGAAGTCATGCAAGCTTTAATTGATCAATATTATCAAGGAAATAGAAAAGTTACATTATCACAAATGCCAGATCAAAATAAATTGATTTTAGCGAATGCATCAAATCAAGCACCAGATTTAGCCATTGGTGTTGATCACTGGATTCCATATGAATTTGCGATAAGAGATGCAGCATTAGATTTAAGACAATTTTCAGGGTATGAAGATACAGTTAACAATTTTACTAAAGGAGCTATGATTCCTTATGTCTTTCAAGATGGGGTTTACGGTTTACCGGAAACACAAGATTTCTGGGTAACTTATTATAGAAAAGATATATTAAACAGTATTGGGATAACTGAAATACCTCAGACATGGGAAGAAATCATTGAGATCCTGCCTTTGTTACAAAGTTATGGCATGAATTATTTTGTACCATTAGCACAGTATAGTGGACTTAAACCATATGTTGCAACACTAC
The sequence above is drawn from the Mariniplasma anaerobium genome and encodes:
- a CDS encoding ABC transporter substrate-binding protein, which translates into the protein MKKIVSLLMVLILGFVLVACGGDDPLDPTGPVQTIQLSYADWGDPEFNQKMIDAFEVKYPNIKVTLRTDIEGSGEAFTGNLITAAQAGLLPDVFATDNVPTIINAGLTLDVAQYWDADVDTDSVYDNIALTGVYNGKRFAVPSFQFLKGIMINLDIFEEANLTTVDGKYRIDNDGYPVKDWTFEEFIEVAKAIKNFEINPADDTLVDPANTVVGLDTWYGSPDFQQVWPMMEDENVQYDTWDGTQFNYTSDDWVYAMEQKVEMHQLTNGTTTRFTTEVYDANTILQQYLIQFGVGAMDIEGSWQFWVLNEAKETSDINLGFWPYPSGDAGLFPPTILDYQAVSSQTDHPEEAYLLAKWMTFGEEGWEARLDLLEADFDEAEAAGITPMYLDRFPVANYPGVWDRVYDLVDGIEGIDYTFNRIEYAKPDLDKWLPGYKDFWAWVNDPENPYNWENLVQAGPQAVETYAVQWENKANEIVQGQLETLGSDTE
- a CDS encoding extracellular solute-binding protein translates to MKKTKDILKKGMAHIEAFFKLLTIKKWLILTFSVLLVTIITVSFFKVSSNHDFYATQELSYDYSNQSLSQAYNQTLYSELKQNYIENNIQDTQVEETVTTLEMVGDFVDVNDVNYGEIVQDYQSQKSNSNDILLLKENNDITWTHNESESGLYYLAIDFYEIQDNINQAQIEISINGEPQFYEAQTIVLKSKWVYDTYDFMLDRYENEIMPSSHKVKEWTYQNIYDYRGMHPGYFAFYLEQGDELSISYVNQEVLIGQIYYVQNESFMTYDNYLNMYPTANVVEDEITVSARNILYRNNPSIRLRTEQDPSNLYYDTQFLRLNTIFGDSWQNSGDEIAYEIDVEEAGFYHLSFKYRQYMIKDMTVFRKIRINGEVPFDLFESYAFPYTTNFINRTLSDSDGESIKVYLEAGTNEIVLESVNYPYRDTIETIQYVMSNIQALALDVKRYTSGGTDKYRDWDIEAYFPEASDNITSWARLLEETYDVLLPLSDIEQPSEIANLMVAAKRLDNIASDINKLPSMMVQFSDGDSSINQILGDLMQRLLRTNLEMERMIVHGDVKIEKPYANIFVRFFEGTKRLVLSFVNNPYSASDRNDEDITVWVNHPRQYIEVMQALIDQYYQGNRKVTLSQMPDQNKLILANASNQAPDLAIGVDHWIPYEFAIRDAALDLRQFSGYEDTVNNFTKGAMIPYVFQDGVYGLPETQDFWVTYYRKDILNSIGITEIPQTWEEIIEILPLLQSYGMNYFVPLAQYSGLKPYVATLPFIYQFGGDLYASDGMSTAINSEETLEGITLMSDLFTLYNLPKYVPNFYNHFRYGLLPIGISNLSTYILLETAAVELDGLWEMDLHPGVYNEELDEIVRYSSVGGQSSMIMSSTEYPEESWDFLNWWMSTSVQSEFAFLLQSTYGQAYFWNTANIEAFKNISMPDEYKQIILEQWEYGVEASRIPGAYMVERSISNAWTSIVFDGTNPRQALDEAVRVSNREIIYKMAEFGYTENGEIIKEYIVPSIYNIDQWLTEVDHD
- a CDS encoding carbohydrate binding domain-containing protein, whose translation is MKKRFIFTVLMLLAVFTLVACGETETPEVTLSAITFSGVDNVTLDFDADFNVLDGVTATGNNDVDYSDLITYSHVATTIITDDVLDTTVTGQHAIKYEVEVDGILAQVFRMVTVSEPAAVEGQMLVNADFSQGTAGWDGSAVYIADGAEMTLSTEDFDGNLAFKAEVVVGANVWTPRFGQMNVPFEDGKTYEISFKAKSSAEKIINLQVGEILAGAPYWNDFKPGLTITKTITTEWATYSYKFTMNQDNQAGGILFEMGTIGSNAVNATLWFDDITITETTPDLDETAPAFTGLAASKSILVGADFVPMAGVTAFDIVDGDVTEDVVVEIKDSMDAVVQSVDTSVEGTYTLTYTVSDVAGNEAEFVVTLEIVGMQFSDTNLIVNPSFEADLNVETPEWALWQQDGYWATPAPVVVTELDTTAGTYSLDITGGGDAAWAVQFSQDGIELVEGNTYRLTVMVQAEVARKINVAVGYGDPWVQYARFDGQDVATDETTLEFLFTVSQATHEVKVVFELGSQDGFADGLVTFSEVKLQEALLDDIIMNGQFNTGWELWFQDWGDAPTVTLDRTNGSFDLAIDKGGDAFWAVQFNQLVDLEAATTYTLSFDASATVARNINIELLGTSLEGDSKGSFDLTTGVQTFTVDITTTDALTAAKLSFEMGATGSFAAGTVSLDNISLKVKDDAEAEELIINGDATSVPYFMYDNAGEGAGTMVLGENSAVIDVTTLGSQPYTPHFYQMIEGLTPGDYVLKIVLDSTVDRDLRVNMVLPDSGYASILADGSVDFGVVSTETNVVYVTFTVTNEVTNVKLELDFGTLTDLTSAVGVFTIYEVLVYQDLN